The Anopheles moucheti chromosome 3, idAnoMoucSN_F20_07, whole genome shotgun sequence genome contains the following window.
TATGTCCGGAATTGTGCAACTTTTCGCTTGCCTCTCTCCGCGCTGCCTTAAACTGCCTTTCCTTTTACCTTTCGCGCTCCATAACATGAGTATAAACGGTCTCGGAAAAAAGCTTGTAAAAGCGTGCAGtaaaaggtttatttttttgtgtgtttggtttagtGCACAATTGTTAAACGGCGCCATATCAAGGTAATGTCTACAGCAAACTGCTTTTGTTCATTTCTTTGTTCGGCTTCGGCTTTTCCTGGATTGATCTGTGATGTGTTGGTTGTATTCTTATGCAAGCTTGAGACGAATTTATCATTTGtaaacaccaacaccacagGGATGTCTTGCCGCTTCATATACGCTAAATCGCGTAAATGGattgatgttttcttttgcacatTATCAACAATTCCAGTTTCTAGGGTCGTTGTGTTCAGCGCCATATCCGTAGGGAACACACCCGATTCACTGCGGCTCAGGTTCACTGCCATGCTGAACAGAGtgtaacaaataaacacattacactttattcttttgcttcttccaACATACGCACTCAAAACACgtaaaacgaaactttgtaaCACAATGGACAAAACCAAAACTTTTTTGTCGCCCCCTGAatgaaaaagaaggaaacctAACTCTCGTAATAGATGGCGTGATGTTGTGGAAAGATTGAATGTGATGATTAGTAGAGTGCATCGAGTATGCGCTGTGTCGCGTAGCAGCTTACTACACGCGCCCACGCATGCGGAACAATGCAAACTTCCATGCGTATGCCTCCCAGCTGAACACATTCGGGGGGGTTTCCCATCGTATAAGGAAAGGATGCGTTGCTTATGGAGATGATGAGCTGGGTGGGGCACAGGAGGCGGATGGTTAACACTTTTACAGTTCAGCCAGTTCCTTACTCTCTAGATCAAGGCGTTGCTTTCTCTTGTTGCGATATCGCATGATGACCGCAAACACGATGCcattaacaacaaatagtCCCGCTATGATGAGCGAGGGAATGAGAATatctgcaacaaaaacaacaaaatcatcgTTAATGTACGTTACTATGGAGACGAAGGGGTTTTAGTTTAAGTACTCGCGTCATCTTACCGTAAACAGTGTCCGCCTGCTTATCCGACATGTTGTCACTATCGCTGTATCTTCGCTTCTGTTCGTAATGCGACACAAGACCGCTCCCTTCGGTAGCTCttttttctaaaaataaacacagtAAAAGATCACATGTAGGTTCCGTAAGGTAACGTAACGAGAGGGAGAGAAGTAACACGTCGGTCAAAATAAATACGGTTTGTATCTAATTTCCCCAAGAGACAACGGTgcattcggttcggtttgatCTGTTTGATCTTATGATTCTTACCAAACAGAGACAGTCTAACGTGCGCGAGCGATATGAATGAGTTGAGTCGAACGCTATGCTTCCCGTGTTTAGTCGGGTGTACCATGTGATGCAAGACACTGACCGTATGCCCACAGTCCTAATACACTTGAGGCAATCAAGCAACGTTCAATCGGATGCTGATAACGAACGAACAATCCCCATCCAAAACATGGTACCATACCAACACTCTCGTCTGTAAGAGATAATGATTCCCAACAAAGAACTGTACATTAACGTCCAGTCCAGTCGATTACTGTGTATGCTGGTGAAGCAAGACACTCTACTGCGATCGATATAGGAGTGTGTGGTGTGCGTGCAAGCAATAGAATATTTTAATAGAGGAAGATTATGCTGCCATCAATGGAAGCAGAGTGCACAACAATAGCATTCATTTATTCAAATAAGTTGCAATGACGCcaccatttatttttatatataaaatatactGTCAATCCTCCTATAAGGAGACAATTCCGTTCATGCTTAATATAGACCTATAAAGAGAAATAGCATTTATCTCATACACAAAATTCACTCGTGGAGTCACTGCATCGTACGGAAAATCTATTTTATCTACTACAGCAGAAACTTATTCCTCGAAATTAGTAACTCCATAAGTTCTTCGGTTGTTGGGTATGCTGCATATGCTCCATTAGAAGCGGATGGATGCTGTTGTTTTCAATTCTCAATTCTACACTATCGGTTTGGGTTTGGTTTGATGAAGGTTTTCAAACCCATGAATGTAAGAATTTAAATGGTTAGTAAAACGGCGTATATTGAGTTTAATAAACTTGAAATAGAAAGTATCGTTAGTGCAAAGGACTTCAACAGCGTCATTAGCATGTACATCACACGATACAACTGACTAGCGTAAAAGATGGGCAAAGCATGTCTAAGCTCGTAACGTTCTCGGTTTCGATTTTCTACACGTGGCCGGACACTACCGCTGTGCGGTCGTGATGTGAACGGTTGTGTTAATTTTTGAACAGAAGCTGTTTACTAAACGTTTAACGACCATTCCTGAATGGTTTCTGGTACGTGTCAAGCTGGACGTGTATATTTTTACGCTGCGAAACAACACAACGGTGCGTCTTCTGTCGCTCTCAGTTTCTacagcgaaaaacatcacaaacTACACTGTACGGTGATTACAACATCGTAAATCAATCAGTTTAAGCAGTTGGTTTTGGGTAAAAAATAGTCTACGTCAAATACGATACCAGTTCGATTGTGAGGTAATTAACTTTGAATGTGTCTTATATTTAGCATAAACGACTGAAATTGTGTAATGCCAATACATACTACTAATGGACATTCCCAGGGGGATCTAATTTAATCTGGAGCTCACGGAAGAAACACATTGCGCGTACAGTTGTAATGGAAAGTCATACATAGTCATACAttggaaacaaattaaatttttgggCGAAGGATTGGTTTCGATTGCTGATGGTTTGAGACATAGCGAATAGAAATTTACTGACCGTAACATGCATGATTAACCAACCGAAATGCAGGCACGTGTATATAATTCGCTTCAAGATGTTCCTATCGTTAATTGATAAAACTTTCTTTAAAATCTGTGAACACGAGCCCGTTGGAATAAATTTAGCTATTTCCGTCTTCCAGCACGGATGTACGAACAACTTCACAGAAGAACATGAACTGCATCTAATTGCCCTTTTGTGCACCCGTCCAAACATTTGCAATGCAGCAGCTGCTACCGTTAGATGCGCTTACCTATGCAGGCCGGAAGTGGACGATTCCAGGTATGTTTCGCCGTGCAGATTAGCTCCCGAACACTTTCACCGGTATCCGGAAACACGTGCAATGGATCACAGACGTACTTCACGCGATGTTCAGTTCTTCGCACCAGCCGCATGTGCCCGGGCGTTGGTGATGGCAATTCGCAGCCTAATGctgtaacaacaacaaaatcgacAAAACTGTTTAGACGACAAAGCGTGCAAAGCCGTGCAAAGGCAACAAGCATAAACAAACGCACAGGAACGTCAAACTTGACGACAGTTTTAACGAAACGTCAAACGATTGCACGAAATTGAAATtgagtgaaatatttcatcgaGGATTTcgctgaaatatttcattcagttTCATACAAacggtaattttttttttttcttacacttcgtaaaatattgaatattATTGGAAGTATGTATCGTATCGGACACATTCCCACCTGCTACTCACCTGTATAATGGACTAGCACACCGCGTTTGGGATAGATAACTTTGGTTGTCGTCCTCACAGAAACCTTTTGCGTACAATTGCGGAAGGATAGGAGGAACGAATAGATTAAGAAAGAGTAGAGTACGGTAACGATACCCGACAAGGATACCGCAGTTCCTGCGTCAATGTAATTAATCATACTTTGTGCGGTCTACCTACCTCAAGGCGTTCCTGTATGCTGACGATCTCGATCGGACGGCTGCTTTCGGTGCAGCTGTGAAAAAGCGTCTGGTTCGTGTTAAGATCGACCACTTGCAGATAATCTCGACACTCGTCGTCATCTACCCCGTGCCAGGgagaaaaaaggataaaatgtAAAGTTTCCCAAGCACCGCCGGAAGCCTTGCTTTTAGTTACTGCAATACATGATTCATTTATTTCGACTTACAGCGTAACGCTAGGTCCAGCACGGTAAGCTTAATCCTTTGATGCACTCCAGCGTAGAGTGTCCACCGGCAGGTACTATCTCCGATGTAATACTTCGGATAGCTGGGCGTCATGAGAAACCCTTGCCGGAGAGGATGCTTCAGTAATGTCCGCTGCACACTAAAAGAGCATACAGATTGAACGATAGTGCAGTGCCATTAAAGTTCCCAGTAAAGGGGGAAGAGAGACTGTTGCCGAATGATTGGCCCCCCGTTTGTttaattatcgatttttctttttcacttaCCTCATGTGCTTTTTGTGGGACTTGCCGAGCCGTCCACCGTTTGGATTAAATCGACGTGTTCCACTCCTGCCGTACTGTTCACCCCGATCTTCCTCGTCGCCATCATCTTCATCCTCGAAATCCTCATCCTCGCCGTCGTCATACCCACCGAGCGGTGGGTAGGGACCCTGACTTTCGTCGAACTCTTTCCGTACCGTTTCCTGCATTGTTTGGAATGTTCGATTGTTGAAGCTGAACGGTGGTGTACTTTCGTCCACGGCAAAGCTAGTCCGGTTTTCACTCGACAGCTGTACTGGGTCTTCCGCCGGTTCGGGAAGATCCAGCCGATCCACGTCCCAATGTCCGAGTGTCGTTTCGACGCTCACCGCACCGGTAGGCGGTAAAGGTGTACTGCTAGCGGCCAATCTCGTAGCCTCGCCGGATGCAGTTGTCATCGACGAGGTGACCACGGTTCGTGGTGGCGTTATCAAACCAATTACACTGATATCATCATCCGGCCGTGAACTAGCCGCTTCATCTGGCATGAGCTCGTTGTCGTAAATTTCAATGTCCTTCGTTGGTGCAGGCAACACGACAATGTCTAGCGTCTCCGTCATATTGCTGGTGGTGTCACCGTTACCAGTGGTCGTGGAGTTCACTACCGGTTGATCCTTCCTTCCGCCCGCGCTATCGacaatttcattttccctATCGTCGGCCACGACCTCGACGTCCTTCTTGAAGTAGTACTCATTGCCGATCTGCTTGATGTCCTCCACCACGTCCAGATTGGAGGGTAGAATTTTCAGTACGCGAAAGTCCTACGAAAACAGTGCGAGAAAATGCCATTAGCCCGAGGAAGTTCTGGCTTTGGAATGAGCCCAAAAGCGTCGTTGGTGCTTGTAAAACGtacaattttctttttgctgtggACAGTAATGCGGAATCGTGctacttattttatttatagtgGACATTTATTTTATCTGTCCCCCATTTGCTGGGGCAGTCAGTGTGCGTGCTGCTTGTCGTTTGGTTGATTCCTTTATTGTTCCTGCTTGATATGTTCCAGGCAGGGGTCAAGAGTgatgatggacaaaataaaaatagccaACGACTCCCAATAGAGTTTTCGCATGCATTCGCACCGCGTTTGTTGAAGTTCGGCTTGTCCGACTGACTGACGAGCTACAACCATTGGGTGTCGTTGAACGGAGAAGGTCGAACCACAGAGCACATTTTTGCATGCAGATTTCATTCACAGCACAAAGGTGAGACGGTGTTACCATGAACGTGGTTGCTAAAATACATCCAACAAACCATGCCGACACCAAACAAATTCTGCAGCAATGTGTGCACGGTCTCGCTAGAGtcgaaacgcaaacaaaaaccatctgTATTTTACAACCGATATGCGTTGTCACCATTATACCGAACAGTACCCGAAATGgataaataaaatggaatCTGTACAGTATCTGGTGAAACCAGTACGACCCGCGTTACTTCACCGAACGAACCCGATTCACTTTTCCACCGCGTGTCACCGAAACTAGTCGTGATGAAACTCCTGGTACTTTCTGTGCTTTTGTGCGCGTTGGTGGTAAGTTGTTTACCGTTTGGAGCCGCACCTTGAGGAATGTGATCTAATACGTACACGGGTCTGTTCCTTTTTCCCTTACCAGGCTACCAGCACGGCCCAGTCAGGCGCTAAATCTCAGATGCAGAACGCTCTCGGAAACATGCTGGGGATCGTGCGGGAAATGTCCCTCGCAAACAAGGGACTCATCAACAGCGCGGACgatcaaaatgccttaaatacGGCCTATACGTCATTGGACGATCTGTATCAACAGTTCTCCTCatacggaagtgaaaacaccTCCACGTTACCCATTCCAACCCGTACCAGGTTGAACAATGCGTTCGCCCCTTTCCAGAACGCTATCGCTGGGTGGGAAAATGCTCTGGACACGCGCACACCTGATGGTCTTACCACTGCGTTCAGAAATATCGAAAATACATTTTTGGGCTTAGCTGGAGTTGTGATATCATTGTAAATTGCAGCACGCACAATAAACGCTTGGCAAAATTTtaccaaggaaaaaaaacccttttgtGGTTCAgttaaaaaaattcaattaaacataaaaactcTGTTCAGGGTACCGGTGCGAGTGTGGTGGCGGGACGAAAACCTTCAAAAACCTCATATCATATCACCTATGTCAACAGACCAATGGATGACGAGTGGTATCGATCATgcacgtacaaaaaaaaatcaaagtaaaacaaatggCGGTCCGGTAGTCtatcggcgccggtcttcataTGACAAGGTCGGTCCAAAGTCCCGTCCGGATCAGTCCCACGTATGCAGGACTGACTGATCCACCTACGAGTAAATAAATGGCAAAGAAAGCCTGTAATGACAGGCGTCTAGACTTCTTGAGGATGGGGTTGTGCcaggaaacaagaaaaaaacgatactATAGTTTTCTATATTAGTTATACTTTTGTATCGTCCATGCAGCATAGTAATGTTAGACAGAATAAGCATAAAATACCGATAAATGGTCAAAAGATGGTCTACCTACGCAGACAAACAGATTTGCAAATATTGTTCGTAATGTATGCACAATCGTGTATTGATTATTTGAACATATGCAGTGCCACATGTTTTGGACGAACCGATATTCAACGGATTATTCCAGGAAATTATTCGAAAGACGAAGAAAATTAACACccatttcataaaaaaaaagatagttACTAAGTGCAAAAAACCCTCCGATTCATTGAACAGCTAAAGCACTGGCTTTTGTTATGCAAATTGCATTCATTTAGGCGCTTACGAAGGGTAGCACTTTGggcaaatcatcatcatcagaagTCATTTTAAAAATCACGATCTTTGCTTGTTTCAAAAAGCTTTCCGTAAGTAGATTCCCGAAAAACGAGAAACCTCAACTAAATACATCATCCCGCTCATTGCATGCTCAGATTGCGTTCATCTATAATGCAAACCAGCAAATGATGTCCTTTTTGGTTGGCTTCCACCCATTTAAATTACAACACCAGTCCTGGGCAATCAATTTGACGTTTGGGGACGGGACGGGCCCTAGGCAAGTCCGGGGGTCTCCTTACCTGGGAGAAAACTTTCTGCCGTTGGCGGTTCCGACTGCGGGTTGCCACCTCGGCCTCCTGCTGATTGCGATCCATATCCGTAtcgttgtgctgctgctggtggtgctgatgctgctgcggatgcttttgttgctggtgctgttcGTGCATTGccccctcctcctcctcctcatcgtCGTCGACGGGTTTGAGAATTTTCAAGTTGTGAAACGAATGAACTGTGGCCGCCTGTAGCGCTTCGGCACGTGGTTCACCCGCACCGGCCCGGACCAATCGACGATACGGGGAGGCAGATCCACCGGCAGCATAATGGCGTTCTTGGAGCGTCACCAAAGATTCGTCCCGCAAATCTTCGCCACCCTCGTTGGGATCCGGTGCTGCGGCAGGTTGTTCGTCGGAGCCGGGCACATCATTAGCGGATCCATTAGCGATACCATCGGTCGTTGGTTCGTTCGGTGTTTGTTGCCGCCAGGCGGTTCCCGAACTTCCGGCCGTCTCCGTCCCGGTACCGTATGCAGGATGGTAGCTCTCGTCGTCACCATCGGTCGAGTCCTCGTCGGTGTCACCGTCCAGCGGTTCCCAGTGGACCTCATTGCCAACGATCAGATGCTCGCCGCAGTACTTGCTGATACGGAAGTCTGGAACGAAAGCGAACGGTGATTGCTGTAGAAGTGCAGACTGCAAAAGTGTAATTAAatacttgacaaatttgtgaACAATTTACTTCACGCTAAAACCACCAACTTGCCATTGTGTGCAGAGCGGGATAGAAGGCAACGATTGTACCGGGACGAACAACTGGATGAGTAAATGCTATAGCAAATCACTGTTGAACACAATACCGGCAGTTAGAAATACGGTATACTGCAGCTTACTAACCTTGGTACTAACGTTTCGTGTTTCATTCTCCAAAGGTCACTGCATGAATTATTGCTGTTCgtactacacacaaaacaccacaTGTGTATGTTCTGATTCCCGAGAATCAGCATCCGTTTTACATAGCATCCAGCCCGGCACAACTCGTTTAACATTATCCCTTTACCTCACTGCTCTTAGTTTGGTTTGCTAACCCACATACGTACATGCTTTAAAATCCCTCATATGAATGATGGTCGGAAACAATAAGCAACTTTCGATGCAAGTACAATTAAGTCTATCAAGCTTTCATTTCTAGTTACCGCACTAATGGGGTATGCATACATAAAACAATGATATGCTTTGCGGTACTCCTGTTACCATCTGGACAATGGGTTTTCATTTACAATTTGGACTTACAACGGACATCCGGTAGTCATATAGCACTGTATGAACAACATCAGGAAGCGACCGTTGAGTCAGTCAGGTTTGGGCATTGCGGTTGAGTAATCACAGTCGTCGTTTTTTCGTCCTCCATTGATTAGATGTAAAGTTTAACTAACAACGTTCAGATATGTGTAAAGAGATATGCTTACATATCCCCTTAATGTGATTCAACATCAATCCTCATGTACTCGTCGACTCGTATTGTTGCATTTATGAGATGCGACAAAGACTGTTCCTTGTGGGTAGACAGTAGTACGTCTAACAAACCGTCGGACAAACAGGAGTTTGTGGAGTGAAACGGCTATCGATTGTTGTCCTTGAATGGTTCAAAGATATATCTAACCATACTGCCCTGGATACGAAGCGAACTAGGGACTTCCGGTGGCAAAAGACACGAGAGTTGTAATCTGTGCACTATTGTTGTCGAACTCTCGATTTCGCCTCCAGTCAAACCACTGCTCGAAGAATGACGATGCCTCGAAGATGACGAAAAGGTCTTTT
Protein-coding sequences here:
- the LOC128305257 gene encoding uncharacterized protein LOC128305257, which produces MASKRCTDPAGNAQGVAHWHSLSGIRLLMLPFVLGWCSTFAHSAMEEMMIAPIEVIEEWGCYNTEIRLTCGNLESKIAILEARFTPRCMEQRTENCVYMDEHSIAHPFASQKVDKLILEETEAGRRFLATLRRNHERELEASDGPGARELTADGAHRREGTTIVAARSLAKDKRSSLRATLEHLIVRYLRRLTSDDDADGDDGDEPGGYEVAARYRRQSLPATDSDGVSTSVPDASTASNPPATGFSNSMEITLLTNDTDTNLTDSWEDEREQWGEDRAANNQQPPDSSLTAGTGAMEPRALGTDAAEGYGSTGPLVSGLMGTKEVTGDASVSVVRDASDDRPASGDSATGANGDSVFRDNGDEVEYNLPIGSVPSGAKEADGRLGELRQQRKQQKPKPTERHGECDSVRKRVSQLDRFELERSMRNGSFREYNIRNALNYRCSGKNHCSFIFSQDHPFAVVWKEGTVRIKYICMDDFRISKYCGEHLIVGNEVHWEPLDGDTDEDSTDGDDESYHPAYGTGTETAGSSGTAWRQQTPNEPTTDGIANGSANDVPGSDEQPAAAPDPNEGGEDLRDESLVTLQERHYAAGGSASPYRRLVRAGAGEPRAEALQAATVHSFHNLKILKPVDDDEEEEEGAMHEQHQQQKHPQQHQHHQQQHNDTDMDRNQQEAEVATRSRNRQRQKVFSQDFRVLKILPSNLDVVEDIKQIGNEYYFKKDVEVVADDRENEIVDSAGGRKDQPVVNSTTTGNGDTTSNMTETLDIVVLPAPTKDIEIYDNELMPDEAASSRPDDDISVIGLITPPRTVVTSSMTTASGEATRLAASSTPLPPTGAVSVETTLGHWDVDRLDLPEPAEDPVQLSSENRTSFAVDESTPPFSFNNRTFQTMQETVRKEFDESQGPYPPLGGYDDGEDEDFEDEDDGDEEDRGEQYGRSGTRRFNPNGGRLGKSHKKHMSVQRTLLKHPLRQGFLMTPSYPKYYIGDSTCRWTLYAGVHQRIKLTVLDLALRYDDECRDYLQVVDLNTNQTLFHSCTESSRPIEIVSIQERLEVSVRTTTKVIYPKRGVLVHYTALGCELPSPTPGHMRLVRRTEHRVKYVCDPLHVFPDTGESVRELICTAKHTWNRPLPACIEKRATEGSGLVSHYEQKRRYSDSDNMSDKQADTVYDILIPSLIIAGLFVVNGIVFAVIMRYRNKRKQRLDLESKELAEL
- the LOC128305290 gene encoding uncharacterized protein LOC128305290 codes for the protein MKLLVLSVLLCALVATSTAQSGAKSQMQNALGNMLGIVREMSLANKGLINSADDQNALNTAYTSLDDLYQQFSSYGSENTSTLPIPTRTRLNNAFAPFQNAIAGWENALDTRTPDGLTTAFRNIENTFLGLAGVVISL